A region of Thermodesulfobacteriota bacterium DNA encodes the following proteins:
- a CDS encoding nucleotidyltransferase domain-containing protein — MSSETTFFRQAGRQRARLRQQALAERRERAWAVAHRGAALLRETFGANRVVLFGSLAAGRTFDERSDVDLVAWGLEERVYLRAISWLLDLDPTIPVDLLRGEELPEAIRAHIEEEGQPL, encoded by the coding sequence ATGTCCAGCGAGACGACTTTCTTCCGGCAGGCAGGCCGCCAGCGCGCCCGCCTGCGACAGCAGGCCCTGGCCGAGCGCCGAGAACGGGCGTGGGCGGTGGCCCACCGGGGAGCCGCACTCCTCAGGGAGACCTTCGGTGCCAACCGGGTGGTGCTGTTCGGCTCCCTGGCCGCCGGCCGGACCTTCGACGAACGATCGGACGTGGATCTGGTCGCCTGGGGGCTGGAGGAACGGGTCTATCTGCGGGCGATCTCCTGGCTCCTGGACCTGGACCCCACCATCCCGGTGGATCTCCTGCGGGGCGAGGAGCTGCCGGAGGCGATCCGGGCACATATCGAGGAGGAGGGACAACCCCTATGA